From the genome of Luteibacter rhizovicinus DSM 16549:
TCTTTCGACAGGTTGATCGGGGTCGAGGCGAGTGCCTGCCCGATCGAGAGCGCCAGCAGCAGGGGAGTGAGATAGAGCGTTTTCATGAGTGGGGTCCTGGCTGATCGCATGTTAGCCGGCTTGCTTTTCGAGGTTACGCAGACGGTCGCGCTGGCGTTCGGTCTTCAGCAGCAGACGCTGCAGGGCGGCCGAATCGGGGGAGTCCTGCATGGCCTGGGTCAGCTCCATGCGCGCGGCGTCGAGTTCTACCGCGGCTCCGGAGAGCCGCGGGTCGGTCGGTTTCCAGTGAACTTCATTCGTACTGGCGAGGCCGTCGCTGCCGGTGGGCGCGACGAGATGGAGTCCGATGCCGCCACCGAGGACCGCGACACCGGCGATGGCGGCGGCCATCAGCCAGGGCTGCGCCCGTCGGCGACGCGGGACGGCGGCGACGGGCGCCTCGTCGAGGCGGGCCTCGATGCCGGCCCAGAGGTCGCGACGGGGCGCGACCGGGCGGTTGAGGGAGCGCATCTGGCGGAGGTATTCGAGGTCATTCATGGCGTATCTCCCAGTGCGCGGCGGAGCAGTCCGCGCGCACGGTGTAACTGCGCTTTCGAGGAGCCGACCGCCATCCCGAGTTCGATGGCGATCTCCTCGTGTTTCCAGCCTTCCACGTCGTAAAGGACGAGCACGGCACGGGCCCGCGGCGGCAACGCCGCGATGGCCTTTTCCAGTTCGTCGCGCTCCACGGCGCGGACGGGATTGTCGAGGTCGGCGATGTCCGGCAGATGTTCATCGTCGACGATGCTGACCGGGTCGGCGTTGCGGGCACGTATGGACATGAGTGCCACATTCACCGCCAGCCGGTACACCCAGGTACCGAACGCGCTCTCGAAGCGGAAGCCGTCGAGCTTCTGCCAGGCGCGGATGAAGGCTTCCTGGGTCAGGTCTTCCGCACGGGCGTGGTCGAAGGCGGCCAGGCGAAGGATGGCGCCATAGACCCGGTCCGAATGCTTGCGATAGAGCGTCTCGAACGCCTTCCGGTCGCCGCCGACGGCAGCGCGCACCACATCGTCATCGGACGTGGCGACAGGCAGCTCAGGCTGCATGAAGGAGGTGG
Proteins encoded in this window:
- a CDS encoding RNA polymerase sigma factor → MQPELPVATSDDDVVRAAVGGDRKAFETLYRKHSDRVYGAILRLAAFDHARAEDLTQEAFIRAWQKLDGFRFESAFGTWVYRLAVNVALMSIRARNADPVSIVDDEHLPDIADLDNPVRAVERDELEKAIAALPPRARAVLVLYDVEGWKHEEIAIELGMAVGSSKAQLHRARGLLRRALGDTP